The Moraxella osloensis genome contains a region encoding:
- a CDS encoding penicillin-binding protein 1A, translating to MTQSTAATFTWMKFLLNLLVAILAFVFILILAFPIGFYGMAMYISPSLPSLDDLKKAKLSMPLQIYTEDNQLIGQYGNDMSLPVSYEQIPKNMVNAFLAAEDSSFFQHSGISIKGIGRALTEAVSDDDSQTGGSTITQQVAKNYFLSSERTLNRKLTELFLARKIEEKLSKLDIMTLYVNKIYLGQGAYGIKAAAKQYYSKSLNNLTIAEMAMIAGLPKAPSKYNPVANPERALERRNWILGQMLKNGAISQAQHDEAVAAPIGLRLYQAKLDKNLPYLAEMTRASLVEKYGEAVINSGWRVKLTINSEAQEIAENAIKRGLFAYDRRHGWRGAPANTKDKEKPGKLANFPVIHSFYPVEVTKVYPGNGFDAVMKDGTQIKVPWSNMRWATLHYRNPNSAFISNNIVNLHDIVYVTSNADNSSWSLVQIPAVEGSLVSVNPETGALVAVVGGFDFNKSKFNRAIQGYRQPGSTIKPLIYTAALEKGFSPDTMISDDPLTIGSWKPKNSDGRNLGMIPLRKGLYLSRNLVSIRVLRSAGISDTRELLNEFGLEKERMPNTLSLALGSGEATPLQMATGYATFANGGHRIQPYFIQQIFDYSGKLLYQANPKQACAVCFNNDLQQTNEDNLTAFQKQRAALLSGQSGDAEAGDKATEKSDLFNANPLAKTKEQDSLDKQDKKKLSKEEAALEASTQQMLARQASLEAQLYDAGPDTDKLKPMPIQYMPAQQAPRIISSNVAFQMANILRDVIQRGTAIKARALGRSDVGGKTGTTNDAKDAWFAGIHPRMVTTVWVGFDQPIGMGKKEFGGVAALPIWLDFTSKMLKGQPVEWVSVNNRAKSKKQEQETIELTDNGTRRVDSKGNEITSDDSKPPQAVTQKRPEEQASVPMPTTGNNINYAQLNNNKPLNQ from the coding sequence ATGACCCAGTCGACTGCTGCTACCTTTACTTGGATGAAATTTTTACTCAATCTCTTGGTTGCAATTTTAGCGTTTGTTTTTATTTTGATATTAGCTTTCCCCATCGGTTTTTATGGTATGGCGATGTATATATCACCTAGCCTGCCAAGCTTAGATGACCTTAAAAAAGCCAAGCTGTCAATGCCACTACAAATCTATACCGAGGACAACCAATTAATTGGGCAATACGGTAATGATATGTCTCTGCCAGTGAGTTATGAGCAAATCCCCAAAAATATGGTGAATGCTTTTTTAGCAGCCGAAGATTCGTCATTTTTTCAGCACAGTGGTATCAGTATTAAAGGCATTGGGCGCGCACTGACCGAAGCGGTGAGCGACGACGATAGCCAGACAGGTGGGTCGACGATTACCCAACAGGTTGCCAAAAATTATTTTTTATCCTCCGAACGTACCCTTAATCGTAAATTAACGGAGTTATTTTTAGCCCGCAAAATTGAAGAAAAGCTGTCTAAACTAGACATCATGACCTTATATGTTAATAAAATCTATTTGGGTCAAGGTGCGTATGGGATTAAAGCCGCCGCTAAGCAATACTATAGTAAATCATTGAATAACCTAACCATTGCAGAAATGGCAATGATTGCCGGTCTGCCAAAAGCGCCATCTAAATACAATCCTGTTGCCAACCCTGAGCGCGCGTTAGAGCGGCGTAACTGGATTTTGGGTCAGATGCTTAAAAATGGCGCAATTAGCCAAGCGCAACACGACGAAGCGGTTGCCGCACCTATTGGACTGCGCCTATACCAAGCAAAACTTGATAAAAACTTACCGTATTTGGCGGAAATGACCCGTGCCTCATTGGTAGAAAAATATGGCGAAGCTGTCATCAATTCGGGCTGGCGTGTGAAACTTACCATTAATAGTGAAGCACAAGAAATTGCAGAAAACGCCATTAAACGCGGTTTATTTGCCTATGATCGCCGCCACGGTTGGCGTGGCGCTCCTGCTAATACAAAAGATAAAGAAAAACCTGGCAAGCTTGCCAATTTCCCGGTTATCCATTCTTTTTATCCGGTTGAAGTCACCAAAGTCTATCCTGGCAATGGCTTTGATGCGGTCATGAAAGACGGTACTCAGATTAAAGTGCCTTGGTCAAACATGCGCTGGGCGACCCTGCACTATCGCAATCCAAATTCAGCATTTATCTCCAACAACATCGTCAATCTGCATGATATTGTGTATGTCACATCAAATGCTGACAACAGCAGCTGGAGCTTGGTGCAAATTCCAGCCGTTGAAGGCAGCCTGGTATCTGTCAATCCAGAAACTGGCGCGTTAGTTGCGGTCGTTGGTGGCTTTGATTTTAATAAAAGTAAATTTAACCGCGCCATTCAAGGCTATCGCCAACCAGGCTCAACCATCAAGCCATTAATCTACACCGCTGCCCTTGAAAAAGGCTTTAGCCCAGATACCATGATATCTGATGATCCGTTGACCATCGGCTCATGGAAACCCAAAAACTCAGACGGTCGCAATTTGGGGATGATTCCACTGCGTAAAGGTTTATACCTATCACGTAACCTAGTATCAATTCGGGTACTACGTTCAGCGGGTATCTCCGATACGCGTGAGCTACTTAATGAGTTTGGGTTGGAAAAAGAACGCATGCCAAACACGTTATCATTGGCACTCGGTTCGGGTGAAGCAACTCCACTACAGATGGCGACGGGCTATGCGACCTTTGCCAACGGCGGTCACCGTATTCAACCTTATTTTATTCAGCAAATTTTTGACTACAGCGGTAAGCTGCTATACCAAGCCAACCCAAAACAAGCCTGTGCGGTATGCTTTAACAATGATTTACAGCAAACCAATGAAGACAACCTAACCGCCTTCCAAAAACAACGAGCTGCCTTGTTAAGTGGTCAGAGTGGCGACGCTGAAGCGGGCGATAAAGCGACTGAAAAATCGGATTTATTCAACGCAAACCCACTGGCTAAAACCAAAGAACAAGACAGTTTAGACAAACAAGATAAGAAAAAACTTAGCAAAGAAGAAGCGGCATTAGAAGCCAGCACTCAGCAAATGCTAGCACGCCAAGCGTCCCTTGAAGCGCAGTTATATGATGCAGGTCCCGATACCGATAAGCTGAAACCCATGCCTATTCAGTATATGCCAGCGCAGCAAGCGCCGCGTATTATTTCTTCTAACGTGGCATTTCAAATGGCGAATATCTTACGTGATGTCATCCAGCGCGGTACCGCGATTAAGGCGCGGGCATTAGGTCGCTCAGATGTAGGTGGCAAGACAGGTACTACCAATGATGCCAAAGATGCGTGGTTTGCTGGTATCCACCCTAGAATGGTGACGACAGTTTGGGTCGGTTTTGACCAACCTATCGGTATGGGTAAAAAAGAATTTGGTGGCGTGGCGGCGCTACCCATTTGGTTGGATTTCACCTCTAAAATGCTCAAAGGTCAACCTGTGGAATGGGTGTCAGTCAATAATCGCGCCAAATCCAAAAAACAAGAGCAGGAAACCATTGAGCTGACTGACAATGGGACTAGACGCGTCGATAGCAAGGGCAATGAAATCACCAGTGACGACAGTAAACCCCCGCAAGCGGTTACCCAAAAACGCCCTGAGGAACAAGCATCCGTGCCGATGCCAACGACGGGTAACAATATTAACTACGCTCAGTTAAATAACAATAAACCACTGAACCAATGA
- a CDS encoding PilN domain-containing protein, whose translation MAKINLLPWRQELREQRNREFMTLVVAVLLLSLLGAFAAWSYYKNTLENQQLANERIKQENANLDKALKEIQTLEQQRDDIIARMKVIQDLQGRRPVPVRIWDDIARIIPAQMYLTSMKREADTITFTGQADNPNVISTFMRSLDGTQWLEKSAVVSIQQPNAVAYQAPTPTPAAGNISASSTSATLPEANYVTFVVTTMVKQTDIASATAASGVAASASKEK comes from the coding sequence ATGGCAAAGATTAACTTACTTCCTTGGCGTCAAGAACTTCGTGAACAAAGAAACCGTGAGTTTATGACTTTAGTGGTTGCGGTATTATTATTATCACTACTTGGTGCCTTTGCGGCATGGAGTTACTATAAAAACACCCTAGAAAACCAGCAGCTTGCTAATGAACGCATCAAACAAGAAAACGCTAATTTAGACAAGGCGTTAAAAGAAATCCAAACCCTTGAGCAGCAGCGTGATGATATCATCGCGCGTATGAAAGTGATTCAAGACTTGCAAGGTCGTCGCCCTGTCCCTGTTCGTATTTGGGACGATATTGCCAGAATTATCCCCGCACAAATGTATTTGACCAGTATGAAGCGAGAAGCTGATACCATCACCTTTACCGGTCAAGCCGACAACCCGAATGTGATTTCAACATTTATGCGCAGTCTTGATGGGACGCAGTGGTTAGAAAAATCGGCGGTGGTCAGTATACAGCAGCCCAATGCAGTGGCTTATCAAGCCCCCACACCCACGCCTGCTGCCGGTAACATCAGCGCTAGCAGTACCAGCGCAACATTACCAGAAGCCAATTACGTGACTTTTGTGGTAACAACCATGGTTAAGCAAACCGACATCGCCAGTGCCACCGCTGCAAGTGGCGTTGCGGCAAGTGCGAGTAAGGAGAAATAA
- the pilQ gene encoding type IV pilus secretin family protein, with translation MNFNAYPFRTSTSKLAVAMSAMLVSSSVFAADTIRNISVTTPSAMLTELNIDFANSAVTPTAYELTSPTRLVLDFPNVNNQIASRMQTYNKGYVNNVTTLTNDSMTRMIIELSNQATYSTRVVNNRLVVSIQPKGSTPAVTTPAITTPAITTVATNPAIVTPVVTSPVVENQPAVVVTEPVPAPVIVTPPPVVVQTPPPVAVVTQTPKVAPPANTMVVKVNPLLNPAAAVVQQYNYDGLAAINFNGTSNGGGNVSINLVNDSIPVDVQRMGDELVIRLTGATIPSRLQKQMTVGNGLVRDVIATNQGRNGVIRITMTGDYDYKAFQTGNQLNINIDPPKRLREPTIEERTYSGAPLSLEFQDVSVRTILEVLAQHTNTNIVASDSVSGNITLRLINVPWDQALDIILKSKNLDKRVNGNVIWVAPAAELAKQEADELKAQQEKKVLDPLRTEYIRLNYAKAENVRTLIEAGRATSDRSSGSTSLLTDRGTVTIDNRTNTLIVKDTAETISNIRDLISKIDIAVKQVMIEARIVSATDTFSKELGVKWGILSQGAASNRNLLVGGNLSTIDKLKTYTTATNADGTTYPVYSGLTAANNLSVNLGAANPAGQIAFGLLSISDLLLDLELSAMQADNKGEVISSPKILTSDKQTAKVLSGTKIPFKKDTSSGATAIEWIDAALVLEVTPNITPEGRIGMALNIENGSPTSSPTGELAVNLDSIKTDVVVDDGQTVVLGGVFKNTASNGVTKVPFLGDLPYVDRFFKRDVKLNNKQELLIFVTPKLVNDTGRIN, from the coding sequence ATGAATTTTAATGCCTATCCATTTCGAACTTCAACGTCTAAGCTAGCGGTAGCGATGAGTGCGATGTTAGTATCTAGCAGCGTGTTTGCAGCTGATACCATTAGAAATATCTCGGTTACCACGCCGAGCGCTATGTTAACAGAACTCAATATCGACTTTGCTAATAGTGCTGTGACGCCGACGGCTTATGAACTTACTTCACCCACACGACTGGTGTTGGATTTCCCCAATGTAAATAATCAAATTGCATCACGGATGCAAACTTATAACAAAGGCTATGTCAACAATGTCACCACGCTGACCAATGACAGTATGACACGTATGATTATTGAGTTGTCAAATCAAGCGACCTATAGTACGCGTGTGGTCAATAATCGCCTCGTGGTCTCCATACAGCCGAAGGGAAGCACCCCTGCAGTAACCACCCCTGCAATAACCACCCCTGCAATAACCACCGTAGCTACCAATCCAGCAATCGTTACACCTGTGGTGACTAGCCCTGTGGTTGAGAATCAGCCTGCTGTCGTCGTGACTGAACCTGTGCCTGCCCCTGTGATTGTCACGCCGCCGCCTGTGGTCGTGCAAACGCCGCCACCTGTTGCCGTCGTGACCCAAACACCAAAAGTCGCCCCACCCGCCAATACCATGGTAGTCAAAGTCAATCCTTTATTAAATCCTGCTGCCGCCGTTGTTCAACAATACAACTATGATGGCCTAGCGGCGATTAATTTTAATGGCACCTCGAACGGCGGCGGTAATGTTAGCATTAATTTGGTGAATGACAGCATCCCTGTGGATGTGCAGCGCATGGGTGATGAATTAGTCATTCGTCTGACAGGCGCTACCATTCCAAGTCGCCTACAAAAACAAATGACCGTGGGTAATGGCTTGGTGCGTGATGTTATCGCAACCAACCAAGGACGCAATGGCGTGATTCGTATTACCATGACAGGCGATTATGACTATAAAGCCTTTCAAACAGGTAATCAGCTAAATATCAATATCGATCCCCCCAAACGTCTGCGCGAGCCGACCATTGAAGAACGTACCTACAGCGGCGCGCCTTTATCACTAGAGTTTCAAGATGTCAGCGTGCGGACGATTTTAGAAGTGTTGGCACAACATACCAATACCAACATCGTTGCCAGTGACAGCGTCAGTGGTAATATTACCTTGCGTCTGATTAACGTGCCTTGGGATCAAGCCTTAGACATTATCCTAAAAAGTAAAAATTTGGATAAACGGGTTAATGGCAATGTAATTTGGGTGGCACCCGCGGCAGAACTTGCCAAACAAGAAGCCGATGAGTTAAAAGCGCAACAAGAGAAAAAAGTATTAGACCCCCTGCGTACCGAATATATTCGACTCAACTATGCCAAAGCAGAAAATGTACGAACACTGATTGAAGCAGGTAGAGCAACATCCGATCGTTCGAGCGGCAGTACCTCACTGTTAACAGACAGAGGTACAGTCACAATCGATAACCGAACCAACACCTTGATTGTTAAAGACACCGCTGAAACCATCAGCAACATCCGTGATTTGATTAGTAAAATCGATATCGCTGTCAAACAAGTGATGATTGAAGCCCGCATTGTGAGTGCGACAGACACCTTTAGTAAAGAACTTGGGGTGAAATGGGGCATTTTATCGCAAGGCGCGGCAAGTAATCGTAACCTGCTGGTGGGCGGTAATTTAAGTACCATTGATAAACTTAAGACTTATACCACGGCTACAAATGCCGATGGTACTACCTATCCAGTCTATAGCGGTCTCACTGCCGCTAATAACCTTAGCGTCAATCTAGGCGCAGCTAACCCTGCAGGACAAATTGCCTTTGGCTTGTTGAGCATTTCAGATTTACTATTAGATTTAGAATTGTCAGCCATGCAAGCGGATAACAAAGGCGAAGTCATCTCCAGTCCAAAAATTTTGACCTCTGATAAACAAACTGCAAAAGTTTTATCAGGGACGAAAATACCCTTCAAAAAGGATACTTCTAGTGGAGCAACAGCTATTGAATGGATTGATGCTGCACTCGTTTTAGAAGTTACACCAAATATTACTCCTGAAGGTCGTATAGGGATGGCACTAAATATTGAAAATGGTAGTCCTACATCCAGCCCAACGGGTGAATTAGCTGTAAATTTAGATTCTATTAAAACTGATGTTGTAGTGGATGATGGTCAGACAGTCGTACTGGGCGGTGTATTTAAAAATACTGCATCGAATGGGGTTACTAAAGTTCCATTCTTAGGCGATTTACCGTATGTTGATCGCTTTTTCAAAAGAGATGTGAAATTAAATAACAAGCAAGAATTATTGATTTTTGTGACCCCAAAATTGGTGAATGACACAGGTCGTATCAATTAA
- the aroB gene encoding 3-dehydroquinate synthase, whose translation MSTAMRRELIVHTRSHDYPIFIGENLIETFDFADYIGGKQILVVTNETVAPLYLDKLVARLPADKLIKTCILPDGEQYKTQQSIDSIYDQLMENHFNRDCTLIALGGGVIGDMVGFAAASFMRGVDFIQIPTTLLSQVDSSVGGKTGINHRLGKNMIGAFWQPRLVLADMTTLKTLPPRELSAGLAEVIKYALIGDVAFLAWLETHMTSLRALDLNLLAQAVLISCQHKADIVAQDEFEANKRALLNFGHTFGHVIETHEGYGNWLHGEAVAVGMIQAMQLSQKQGWLSADDVDRASSLIARADLPTHPPAIKVDTALDLMGHDKKVKSGKIRLVLLEKLGQAVLTSAYDPALLIDVLALTDEPN comes from the coding sequence ATGAGTACTGCCATGCGCCGTGAGTTAATTGTCCATACACGTTCACACGACTATCCCATTTTTATTGGGGAAAATCTCATCGAAACCTTTGATTTTGCTGACTATATTGGCGGCAAACAAATATTGGTTGTCACCAATGAGACAGTTGCACCCTTATATCTTGACAAGCTCGTCGCACGTCTGCCTGCCGATAAACTCATTAAAACTTGTATTTTACCGGATGGTGAGCAATATAAAACCCAGCAAAGCATTGATAGTATTTATGATCAGTTGATGGAAAATCACTTTAACCGTGACTGTACGCTGATAGCCCTTGGCGGTGGCGTCATTGGTGATATGGTGGGTTTTGCGGCAGCAAGTTTTATGCGCGGTGTCGATTTTATCCAAATTCCCACAACTTTGTTATCGCAAGTGGATTCTAGCGTGGGCGGCAAAACAGGCATCAATCATCGCTTGGGCAAAAATATGATTGGCGCGTTTTGGCAGCCGCGTCTTGTTTTGGCAGATATGACCACCTTAAAAACCTTGCCACCGCGTGAATTGTCAGCAGGGTTGGCGGAAGTCATTAAATACGCGTTAATCGGCGATGTGGCGTTTTTGGCCTGGCTTGAAACCCATATGACATCGTTACGCGCGCTCGATTTGAACTTGTTAGCCCAAGCCGTACTGATTTCTTGCCAGCATAAAGCGGATATTGTGGCGCAAGATGAGTTTGAAGCCAATAAGCGTGCGCTGCTTAATTTTGGTCATACCTTTGGTCATGTGATTGAAACGCATGAAGGTTATGGCAATTGGCTGCATGGTGAAGCAGTCGCGGTAGGCATGATTCAAGCGATGCAGTTGTCACAAAAACAAGGGTGGCTTAGCGCGGACGATGTTGACAGAGCCAGCTCTTTAATCGCTCGTGCTGATTTACCCACCCATCCGCCAGCCATTAAGGTGGACACAGCACTGGATTTGATGGGGCATGATAAAAAAGTCAAATCCGGCAAAATTCGTCTCGTATTACTAGAAAAATTGGGACAAGCGGTATTGACGTCAGCGTATGATCCAGCGTTACTGATAGACGTACTGGCTTTGACTGACGAACCTAATTGA
- a CDS encoding shikimate kinase, which produces MECNQPKPLIILIGPMGAGKTTIGKLLAQQLGFTFYDSDQEIERVSGASISWIFEKEGEVGFRQRETRVLDKLTQLDHVVLATGGGAVTIAENHHFLKRGIIIYLRAEVDIQYERTCRDRNRPLLQIDNPKQKLTELFCKRDPIYQQLADITIVTGHSSPKKMVHDILLQLQDANITV; this is translated from the coding sequence ATGGAGTGTAATCAACCTAAGCCGTTAATTATTTTGATTGGCCCGATGGGTGCGGGTAAGACCACAATTGGTAAACTGTTGGCGCAGCAACTTGGGTTTACGTTTTATGACAGTGATCAGGAAATAGAACGCGTCTCGGGCGCAAGTATTAGCTGGATTTTTGAAAAAGAGGGTGAAGTAGGGTTTCGTCAACGCGAAACACGTGTACTTGATAAACTAACCCAGCTCGATCATGTCGTACTAGCCACAGGCGGCGGGGCAGTTACTATCGCCGAAAATCACCATTTTTTAAAACGGGGTATAATCATCTATTTGCGGGCAGAAGTTGACATTCAGTATGAACGCACTTGTCGTGACCGCAACCGTCCGTTATTACAAATAGACAATCCTAAGCAAAAGCTAACCGAACTGTTTTGTAAACGTGACCCAATTTATCAGCAGCTTGCCGACATCACCATTGTTACGGGTCACAGTTCCCCAAAAAAAATGGTGCATGACATTTTGCTGCAATTGCAAGACGCCAATATAACCGTCTAA
- a CDS encoding pilus assembly protein PilM, with protein MRLFTKNNKLVVGVDITTTAIKMVEITRQQGLFHLRNYGIEPLPRGAVVDKNIVDIDAVSDALARLSRGRGFSSKHIATAVSGSSVISKIIEMEADLTELERESRIRLDADQYIPYPLSEVNLDFEVIGPAATPDMCKVLLVASRTENVDQRVDAGALAGLETKIVDVEAYAVERAFQLMVDSLPGQPQHVALIDIGHSQTTLYIAKDGEFVYSREQLFGGAQLTESIQSRYGLTFEEAMINKRTLSLPDDYYTDVLMPFLDAIVQQITRSLQFYFSSSQNSQVEYILLGGGSASIAGLASMVEQKLGTRTGIANAFSNMTINNHINTELLIMDAPSLMAACGLALRSFD; from the coding sequence GTGAGGTTATTTACAAAAAACAACAAGCTAGTCGTTGGGGTAGATATCACCACCACTGCGATAAAAATGGTTGAAATAACACGGCAGCAAGGTCTATTTCACTTAAGAAATTACGGCATTGAACCGTTACCCCGCGGTGCAGTTGTGGATAAAAATATTGTAGATATTGACGCGGTCAGTGACGCCCTCGCAAGATTATCCCGTGGTCGCGGTTTTTCTAGTAAACATATCGCGACAGCCGTATCAGGGTCTTCGGTTATTAGCAAAATTATTGAGATGGAAGCGGATCTCACAGAGCTTGAAAGAGAATCTCGTATCCGTCTGGATGCTGACCAATATATTCCCTATCCTTTATCCGAAGTGAATTTAGATTTTGAAGTGATAGGGCCTGCAGCCACGCCTGATATGTGTAAGGTATTGTTAGTTGCCTCTCGCACTGAAAACGTCGACCAGCGTGTCGATGCAGGTGCTTTAGCGGGACTGGAAACTAAAATTGTGGATGTAGAGGCTTACGCAGTTGAACGTGCCTTTCAATTGATGGTCGATAGCTTGCCAGGTCAACCTCAGCATGTAGCCCTCATTGATATCGGGCATAGCCAAACCACGCTTTATATTGCAAAAGACGGGGAGTTTGTATACAGCCGTGAACAGCTTTTTGGTGGCGCCCAGTTAACTGAAAGTATTCAAAGTCGTTATGGTTTGACATTCGAGGAGGCGATGATTAATAAGCGCACCCTGTCATTGCCAGATGATTACTATACGGATGTGTTAATGCCATTTTTAGATGCCATTGTGCAGCAAATCACCCGCTCGCTGCAGTTTTATTTTTCATCCAGCCAAAATAGCCAAGTAGAGTATATTTTGTTGGGTGGGGGTAGTGCCAGCATTGCGGGTCTAGCAAGCATGGTTGAACAAAAACTTGGTACTCGCACAGGTATTGCCAATGCATTTTCAAATATGACGATTAATAACCATATCAACACTGAATTACTGATTATGGACGCGCCAAGCTTGATGGCGGCTTGTGGCTTGGCGTTACGGAGTTTTGATTAA
- a CDS encoding pilus assembly protein PilP, with product MAINKKQLTICLALLALLSGCTDRVGLAEQQMQEIRNQPAQPVKPPPTPEVVQEFNYSASQLRSPFMPPSLMLQANQIQQMQGVRPDVSRLKEPLEQFELNELTYKGTMVSSSGEVYGLVQRPDGGIASVKVGNYMGKNDGRIAEITPTQINLIEIIPDSRVGYVEKANSIVAAVSQ from the coding sequence ATGGCGATAAATAAAAAACAGCTCACTATTTGCTTAGCGCTATTAGCCCTCTTATCTGGCTGTACCGACCGTGTCGGTTTGGCAGAGCAACAAATGCAGGAAATCCGTAACCAGCCTGCGCAACCGGTAAAGCCACCACCGACACCCGAAGTGGTACAAGAGTTTAATTACAGTGCTTCACAGCTGCGTAGCCCATTTATGCCGCCAAGTTTAATGCTGCAAGCCAATCAAATACAGCAAATGCAAGGGGTCAGACCCGATGTGTCCCGACTCAAAGAGCCGCTTGAACAATTTGAGTTGAATGAGCTTACCTATAAAGGTACGATGGTGTCATCATCTGGCGAGGTATATGGTCTTGTTCAACGCCCAGATGGGGGGATTGCCAGTGTCAAAGTGGGTAATTATATGGGTAAAAATGATGGGCGTATTGCAGAGATTACGCCAACCCAAATTAACTTAATTGAAATCATACCAGACAGTCGTGTCGGCTATGTCGAAAAAGCAAACTCAATTGTTGCCGCAGTTAGTCAATAA
- a CDS encoding type 4a pilus biogenesis protein PilO has protein sequence MKLTNPLKRPRLVKKPVHITAKKSFDVKAFAESFKSLDQNNYGSWPVPVKVTVLLFMVAVIAFLTWFLPISTKREEIAAAEAEQQTLLDQYRQKESKARHLKEYQAQVLKMQSDFKELLNQLPKDTRISDLVDGINMVGVGSNVKFQDIKVEPEVSQEFFIEQPIRIAALGDYHQFGSFISGLAKLPRIITLHDFEVANPSPSLDKLPETNLVLNVKTYRSKELTEEELKKAQKDNQKNPAGSDNKEANNGDK, from the coding sequence GTGAAATTAACCAATCCGCTAAAAAGACCGAGACTTGTCAAAAAACCCGTTCACATTACCGCAAAAAAATCGTTTGATGTTAAAGCCTTCGCCGAGAGCTTTAAATCCCTAGACCAAAATAATTATGGTAGCTGGCCTGTGCCTGTTAAGGTTACCGTCTTGCTATTTATGGTCGCTGTTATCGCCTTTTTAACTTGGTTTTTACCGATTAGTACCAAACGTGAGGAGATTGCCGCTGCCGAAGCCGAGCAGCAAACCTTGCTCGATCAATATCGCCAAAAAGAATCCAAAGCGCGTCATTTAAAAGAATATCAAGCGCAAGTATTAAAAATGCAGTCTGATTTTAAAGAACTGCTCAATCAATTACCCAAAGACACCCGTATTTCTGACCTAGTAGATGGGATAAATATGGTTGGTGTGGGCAGTAATGTCAAATTTCAGGATATCAAAGTTGAACCTGAAGTGTCCCAAGAGTTCTTTATTGAGCAGCCAATTCGTATTGCCGCTTTAGGAGATTATCACCAATTTGGGTCATTCATTAGTGGTCTTGCTAAATTACCTCGCATTATTACCCTGCATGACTTTGAAGTTGCCAACCCTAGTCCTAGCCTAGACAAGCTACCAGAAACCAATCTTGTTTTGAACGTTAAAACTTATCGTTCAAAAGAGTTAACTGAAGAAGAATTGAAAAAGGCACAAAAAGATAATCAAAAAAATCCAGCTGGGTCTGACAATAAGGAAGCAAATAATGGCGATAAATAA